Proteins found in one Vallitalea guaymasensis genomic segment:
- a CDS encoding NAD-dependent epimerase/dehydratase family protein: MNHIILKDMEYIIKYIDVEMFKGNTFLITGANGLLGRYMVELLMYINNNILDKDYCKIFALSRNEIDLKKKFSRYIDKKYFEIIVQNVEDNIYIDDKIDYIIHAASQANTESFKIDPVGTLSANTIGTYNLLNFAKRKKIKSFLFLSSGAVYGDISCAIEPVKENHYYSLNPLNINSCYAEGKKMGENMCYCFYKQFSIPSKIVRIGHTYGPGINLYDGRVFSDFVRNIINDENLIIRSSGKAKRPFCYIADAIVAFYLVLFKGNSGEAYNVVNNNCYVSINELADILVNKVFKEKKLKIIGKEEDINRATNKSNLGLTVLDSNKINKLGWIPKISIDEGFKRTVESFYNNYRK, encoded by the coding sequence ATGAATCATATTATATTAAAAGATATGGAATATATTATTAAATATATAGATGTTGAAATGTTTAAAGGAAATACATTTTTAATAACAGGAGCAAATGGACTGTTAGGAAGATATATGGTTGAATTATTAATGTACATAAATAATAATATTTTGGATAAAGATTACTGTAAAATATTTGCATTATCAAGGAATGAAATAGATTTAAAAAAGAAATTTAGCAGATATATTGATAAAAAATACTTTGAAATAATTGTACAAAATGTTGAAGATAATATTTATATAGATGATAAAATTGATTATATTATTCACGCTGCTAGTCAAGCTAATACAGAAAGTTTTAAAATTGATCCAGTTGGAACATTAAGTGCTAATACTATAGGTACATATAATTTGTTGAATTTCGCTAAAAGAAAAAAAATTAAAAGCTTTTTGTTTTTAAGTAGTGGAGCTGTCTATGGAGATATTAGTTGTGCTATTGAACCAGTAAAAGAAAATCATTATTATTCATTGAATCCATTAAATATTAATAGTTGCTATGCTGAAGGAAAAAAAATGGGAGAAAATATGTGTTATTGTTTTTACAAACAATTTAGTATACCATCAAAAATAGTTAGAATAGGTCATACTTATGGACCAGGAATAAATTTATACGATGGTCGAGTGTTCTCAGATTTTGTAAGAAATATAATAAATGACGAGAATTTAATTATTAGGAGTAGCGGAAAAGCTAAAAGACCATTTTGTTATATTGCTGATGCGATTGTTGCTTTTTACCTAGTTTTATTTAAAGGTAATTCTGGTGAAGCATACAATGTTGTAAATAACAATTGTTATGTATCAATTAATGAATTAGCAGATATTTTAGTCAATAAAGTATTTAAGGAGAAAAAACTGAAAATTATTGGTAAGGAGGAGGATATAAATCGAGCTACTAATAAAAGTAATTTAGGTCTAACAGTACTAGATAGTAATAAAATTAATAAATTAGGATGGATTCCCAAAATAAGTATAGATGAAGGATTTAAAAGAACGGTAGAAAGTTTTTATAATAATTATAGGAAGTGA
- a CDS encoding FkbM family methyltransferase, producing the protein MKSSEKIYSNKLLTLLTKTSNFKKYEFDKEPFILYGAGLLGEKTLEGLTTLGIKPLAIGDSSPSQSRLFKKGIDVLSINQLIESYGNDVLVVLSIWSASYGEKARVKTIINNLNNLGFKNVVDITKLYNQYPSVFLPHYCLDIPSKIIDEKDKILKAYDLFKDIKSEKEYYNQIKWRLYHNNWDEFIKVDYPQYFEHDIYKLKDDDIIYDCGAYDGDTIKQIIKESKNRFKKIIAFEPDPNNYKKIIRFVNSKNDEFKRRVNVFECAVGDKDGALLFQSNNDESSLIVKEGNCKVRSITINDFIKTKKYNPPTIIKMDIEGFEFKALLGAKEVIKNFKPILAISVYHNQSDLWEIPLLIYSINKEYRFYLRQYTGDCWDTVLYAIPENRVLKSLCNII; encoded by the coding sequence ATGAAAAGTAGCGAAAAGATCTACTCCAATAAATTACTTACGCTTTTAACTAAAACTAGTAATTTCAAAAAATATGAATTTGATAAAGAACCATTTATTTTATATGGTGCTGGCTTATTAGGTGAAAAAACATTGGAAGGATTAACCACTTTGGGTATTAAGCCATTAGCTATTGGAGATAGTAGTCCTAGCCAAAGTAGATTATTTAAGAAAGGTATTGATGTATTAAGTATAAATCAATTAATAGAATCATATGGTAATGATGTTCTAGTAGTCTTATCTATATGGAGCGCTTCTTATGGTGAGAAAGCACGTGTTAAAACTATTATAAATAATTTAAATAACTTAGGTTTTAAAAATGTCGTTGACATAACAAAATTATATAATCAGTATCCAAGTGTATTTTTACCTCATTATTGTTTAGATATACCTAGCAAAATTATTGATGAAAAAGATAAAATTTTAAAAGCATATGATTTATTTAAAGACATAAAATCTGAAAAAGAATACTATAATCAAATAAAATGGAGACTCTACCATAATAACTGGGATGAATTTATAAAAGTTGACTATCCTCAGTATTTTGAGCACGATATATATAAATTAAAAGATGATGATATAATATATGATTGTGGAGCTTATGATGGGGATACCATTAAACAGATTATTAAAGAAAGCAAAAATCGTTTTAAAAAGATAATAGCATTCGAGCCAGACCCCAATAATTATAAAAAGATTATTAGATTTGTTAATTCAAAAAATGATGAATTTAAGAGAAGAGTAAATGTTTTTGAATGTGCAGTTGGAGATAAGGATGGTGCTTTGTTATTCCAATCCAATAATGATGAAAGTTCATTAATAGTGAAAGAAGGTAACTGTAAAGTAAGAAGTATAACAATAAATGATTTTATTAAGACAAAAAAATACAATCCACCTACAATAATTAAGATGGATATTGAAGGATTTGAATTTAAAGCTCTATTGGGTGCTAAGGAAGTTATTAAAAATTTTAAACCTATATTAGCAATTAGTGTATATCATAATCAGAGTGACTTATGGGAAATACCTTTATTAATTTATTCTATAAATAAAGAATATAGGTTTTATTTAAGGCAATATACTGGAGACTGTTGGGACACTGTTTTATATGCTATACCTGAGAATAGGGTATTAAAAAGTTTATGTAATATTATATAA